The Xyrauchen texanus isolate HMW12.3.18 chromosome 13, RBS_HiC_50CHRs, whole genome shotgun sequence genome contains the following window.
tTATTATCTTTTCTTAGgcccactgataatgttagtgatGTATTTTCtttcaccaaaacagtcataatgtattaataaatgataattttccaccctttcTTTGACCCTATGTCTAAACGCTCAGTTTTGGTATCAGCTCCTcttttaaacttcaatgtaaacgcccactgttctgattggctaatatcGTGTAGCCCATCAAATACATCCATATTTGAAATTCAATCGGAAGAGTATAAACAACCCTACGATATTATAAAACTCTACATTTCAgtgtttacacataacgcacatctaACACCTTGCTTCCGAATATTTTAAACCATTCTGTAAAGcgggtataagggaaaggaggaggcgagaactgacttgataatataaataatagtttaatggaaaacttaaaccaaacacacacataggatgggcagctgaccgtaaacgttctctctcggtcgcaccaccgtctgcagatggcctttatccctctctgaggcttgattggcctgataaggggccgggtgtgtaaaatcatgacccagCCCTGTCCTCCATCcagtcacattcctccctcgttctctcaggccggggagcccccccTTCTTTCCCTGGGGGTGCCttatgccccatctgccggcaggtcattcccgccttcctgaatcaggaaggggacagggggagggaaacaataatgaaaaatagggggtTACTCCCTGTAACAGCGCGGTACCCCCCaacaaagaaacagaaaaaaaaaaaaaaaaagagagggaaaaggccaacgtgggGCGGCagtgggagaaagagagagaaagaaagaaaaaactcctactcgccggttctccgatacaccatagcttggtccttggccactcctccaccttctAACGAACAACAGCCATGCCTCCCTGGGCAGaacggaggcagtcctccagcccctggtggacggaacgccccaccgcgttctcgtgaaacagaaggggtctccccctcccctggcagcggttcttccGCTCccggcggtcggcagtgagcccctccccactcatgGTCGGcggtttcagcggctggtaggggactcctccgcccctggcaacgGCCCTGAGAACACTAGGCGGTCTGTTAgcagccccttctcccctcgcggtcggcggccgttcctccgtttccaggcagccgggctcctccatccctCTGCAGTTGtctgcggctgctccgttggggtggatggtagcggcgaaaACTCCACTGTGTGGAAAACTCCACTATaactcctccttcccgggttttcggcaccagtgtaaagagggtataagggaaaggaggaggcgagaaccggcttgacaatataaataatagtttcatgaaaaacttaaaccaaaaacacacaaacaaaaacacaaacacacacataggacggacagctaaccgtaaatgttctctctctgtcgcaccgccgtccgcagtcggcctttatacctaaaaattttcatttttgggtgaactaaccgtttaaggacatttttattcctcatgacatgacccctttaattagtTTTATAGTTTCCATTTAGATGGTACCTAATCTTCAAAATAATTCACATGATACTATTTATAATAAATTTTTCTTTCAGGTGCTCCATTTTGTCGAGAAACCCAGTACATTCGTAAGTGACATTATCAACTGTGGCATCTATTTATTCACACCAGACATTTTCAGCCATATTGGGAAGGTTTTCCAGACGAACCAACAAGAGAAGCTCCAGTGAGTGTCACTGACATAGTTCAGCTCCTAAACCACTTTGTTTCCTTTAGAGGTTTATGTAATAGTTGGTCAGTCTGACCTGTTTGTGcaaaaatgcatgattttttaTTTCCACAGAGAAGAGCTCACCTATGGTAGACAGATGCCAGAGGTGATTCGTCTGGAACAGGACATCTTTACAAGCCTAGCAGGACAGAAAAAACTCTACGTCTATAAAACCCAGCATTGCTGGAGTCAGATCAAGTCTGCAGGGTGAATAAAGAACATCTTTCAGTCAGTCTTTAGTTTTCCCCAGTTGTTCAGTTTTATCTTCTACCCTCCTTTTTCTGCCACTGTTTTGACATTATATTATGTAATTGTCAGGTCAGCAATATATGCTAGCCGCTTATACCTCAAACAGTATCATCAGACACATCCTGAGAGACTGGCCACAAACCAGGATGGAACCCCACAAATAATAGGTAGGAATATGCTGCAGGAAGCATTACTTTTCATTAAGTATGCCTGTATAAAGCTGTGATTATTTCATGAAATAGATTTGATCAACATTAGTATGGTTGGGCGAGATACTGGTTGAAGTGATGTACTGGTAGAAACGAGTCCACTGATACAAATTTTCTAGGATTGTCAATATGGTCTAAATTTGCATTTCAGTCAGAGTTTGTCGtaatgctacacacccggcccctaattaggccaATTGGGGATGGGGTGTGCATCATTCCAGCCctgccctcctctgctctacactaCTCCAGGCGTTGCTTCAGGCCGGGGAGCGGCACTTGGTGGACgtcagtgtcgaggactctgtgacgggcatccctcctcctttccggttTCGGCACTAGTTTAAgggggtttagatgggcaagAAGGATGCCCGAGGAGAacaggcttaacaatataaataatacttaattaaataaaaagacacacacaaagacatacagggcagctgcccatcattctctctctctgtcgcactgcagactccagtcggcctttatccctctctgaggcttgatcagcctgattaggggctgggtgtgtagcatcacgacccggcccccccGCCGCCCTGTCACAAAGTCTTTATTGAACAAATTTATGCATATTAGGATACAGTATATCACCCAGCTTAGTGTAGCACTAGAAAGTTGTATTGCATAAATTCCATTTGTGACGGCTAGAAAGTCACTGAACCTTGGTTGTGTTCCACCTTCAGGAGATGTTTACATTCACCCTACGGCAAATATCGACCCCTCAGCTGTGGTAAGAACACAGACAACCTCAAACACAAGGATTTGACAGAACTAAAGATGTGTTTCTTTATTGTACTTATTCTCTTTCTGTCTTCAGCTGGGTCCTAATGTTTCCATTGGGAAAGGTGTGACAATTGGCGGAGGTGTAAGAGTGAGAGAATCCATAATTTTACATGGAGCCATTTTACAGGTACAAGTCGGTCAATGTCATTGAAATGAACTGTTCAATTTGCCAACAAATTCAAGCGGACATTTGAAAGACAACTGAAATTAAAATGGTCTTAAGGAAATATTTGGTTGTCTCTTTCAGGACCACTGCTGTGTATTAAACAGTATTGTTGGGTGGGACAGTTCAGTGGGGAAGTGGGCAAGAGTGGAGGGAACCCCAAGTGACCCGAACCCCAATGACCCTTTTGCCAAGATTGACAGTGAGACATTGTTCAGGGACGGAGGACTGACTCCATCCATCACCATCCTTGGTACAAAGCTCTTGCTTCTGCTACAATGTAGAGCCAACATAGACAGATATCTTGTTATATATAATAAGGTGTGATTGTAGATTTTGTCCAATAGGTGGAGCTGTTGTTTCAAGATGTAATATCAACCAATCATCTTGCAGCATTGTGCTACTGCATTTACTCAGCAATTTATCCAACGtctcttctttctttccttttaggCTGCAATGTGAATATTCCTTCAGAGGTCATCATCCGAAACTCTATCGTCTTGCCTCATAAAGATCTCAACCGAAGCTTCAAAAACCAGATTATCTTATAGAAGGTTTTGACTAGAGACTCCTGAGTAAAAACATTGGGTCAAGTAGAAAGTATATAGCCTACAATTTGCacaaagcatttattaatttttatcgGTTCTGTATTTGATATTCACAgatcattgaaaatgttttgatccGATTGTATTATGAAAACGAATGAGGTGCATATTACGGTTAAACAGTAATGCATTTTTCTGATAATTCCAAGACTTGGAATTTCGTACTTGATGTTATGCTGAAGCACTGGCCTTGTCCTCATGGGATAACACAACACAGCATAAATCTGTGTGGTTATCTGATTTGTATTTTTCTGATTTCTGGAGGTCTAATTAGCTGGAATAGTCCTTAGTCCTTAATTACAAATGACTAAAATATAATGGGGAGTGAGCAATAAAGTTTTGATTAAAAACTTATGTATTTGGAGGCACATAGTATACAGTAGTTCACATATTGTGCTGGTCATCGTGGGTCCTCAAGGGCATGAATAGAAAAGGGTTCAGCCTTTTTAACGAAGAGGGCTTACTGTTAACTGTTCCTGTTTTCTCTTAGGAGAACATAACGACTGTGCATTAAATCATCTAAGAAAATACAGGAAACAAGATGAGTTTTATGCCAAAATTAGCACAGACTGTGGCCTGATTTTTctgtacttaaaaaataaatcaaataaaaaaatgaatcttGTCAAATGAATGGATCTTAATACTCATGTTGttcatgtttaaattaaacatatttttcagctACAAACAGGTACAAACAAATTTAATCTGGCAGGGCTGTATGGGTGACCAGTTTGACTAAAGGAAAACACTAAGAAGTGATTGTAAGTGATTGAATAAGTGCCTCTGTGTCTTATGTCAGCCAGGGAAAATGCAGAACAATTTGGGGTACAGTTGAGGTCAGAAGGTTACATACACTAAAgggtcttttccactgcacagtacggCTCGACttaactcgactctgctcactttttgggtttttttccattgtggatagtacctggtacttttttagtaccacctcggtcgaggttccaagcgagccgagccgatactaaatgtgacgtcaaaaccctgcagatcgctgactggtcagagagaatcgtcactaccagcgtcactggatttgcaacacgagacatcaacccactagttttaaagttagcaacagcgataacagtatcatttgttcatgcgactttcaaattattaaaagaaatggctgtgtgcaaaaccacgccgtggtcaataaacgagatgCAGACATTCCTCTCGTTAGTAGCCGAGGAGAGGATCCACTGAGAGCTGGATGGGGCGATGCAACTATgaagatcagcctataatcccacccacgttgaggcggcactaaactgcagtggaaaagtacTAAAaaaagtgcagtgcaaattagTTAGGATAATTTgaatcaattggaggtgtacatgtggatgtatttaaggtctaccttcaaattcagtggctctttgcttgacatcatgggaaaattgaAAGATTGAAAattgtggatctccacaagtctggttcatccttgggagcaatttccaaatgcctgaaggtgtcACGTTCATTTGACGTGAAAGTCTTTCGGACAGAGCATTCAACCATGGCAGTTAATATTCTTGACCATTAAGCCAGGGAAGGATCCCAGGCTAATTTATATGGCAACTTGCATCAGAACTCTGTTTAACTTTCCCTTGCAGTCAGGATACAAGAAAGTAACAAGATACAACAGAACAGCAATTTATTGTATTAAACACACTAGCATTAACTCTGACAGAAAAATggagtctgccatttttttctttcttaagaaGTAACCACAGAGTACcttttaaatgtgaaacaatgcaTCTTTGCTGTACCGATAATATGTCATTCAGAGAGGTGACAGCCTCCTCCTCCCTCTGTAAACATGCTGATTTTTCACAGAGTGGATTGGGTCAGGAGAGGTTTAATGGCTCCTTTGTGCACAGACTTTCTCTTTACTCCTACTCTCGTCAGACACAGCACATAATTCCAGTTTGAAAATAGAGTTCTGTGTTCTCGTTAAAAACTTTTTCATGTAAgatctgaaaaaaattaaatacaaaataaataaaaaaaatattctgctggCTATGTTCTCTATGAAATAGAGAGTAGCACTGGATGCATAGCAGCCCAGACTCATAATTGTGAGCCAGCAGGGACAAGGAATATACTGTTCAGAATGTATTGACAACAATAAACTGATCAATAACAAATTAATCTTCAGaccttgggggggggggggtttggtgactttggtgtgcgcacatgttacgtttgtacatttgtacagagatgatttcaccacggccaccccattggccaccccctagctccgccactgataCGAAAGAGCCAACTCGtgaaatatgtatgaattttcatgagactgggttgtgTATAGATAAGAAACTCTATGTCTGGGGAATCATGCAATTGCATTGGTGGTTAACAGCACTACTGGCCATGGGACGTCCCAGATAACACATTACGGTAAACACAACAGTGTCATTTATGTATTAATGAGAAAGTAAAATGGACTGGGGACGTTGATTGTTGAACTCTGATGGTCAGTTGGGGAATCGCACAAGTGAGTGTGAGGATCAGTTCATATAGAAGGGACTTTCAAGGGTGTTGAGTATGAACGTgggaccaaaataaataaataaataaaataaaaggttaaagTGGTGATATTTCAGCTAGGAATGTTTAACTACTCATAGATGAGGTCTTTTCTCATTTTTCACAATTGATGTGTTTTTAAAGCCATTGGCCTGTTATATAAAAACTCCCAAATTTTAAATGCACATGAGAAACAGAAGTGTATCTAAGGCTTACATCATTATGATGTTATAACACCTCAAGTAATGCTCTGGGCTCTCTTAATGACACAAAACACCTTAAAATTATAGCCGTGGGACGCCTATGGcttaggtggtagagcgggttggctgctaatcgtagggttggtggtttgattcccggcccacacgactccacatgcagaagtgtccttgggcaagacactgaaccccaagttgctcccattggcagactagcaccttgcatgcagctctgccgtcattggtgtgtgaatgggacacagtgtaaagcgctttggtaacctctaaggttaaaaaaggcgctatataagtgcagacaattgaccattataaaaaaaaaaaaattctgcacaaACTTGATGCATCTGTGCTCTTAGATGTGCATAAAGTTCTATGAGCATTAGAATTCTTCTCTTTAGTTTCCCTTGACACAAAATATGATCATCAAGCCAGTTAGTTTTGAGGCATCAGCACTATTcatcatctttctttcttttcttcatcAAGTTCACATGAGCTAGCTCCAAAGCCAGTCAATTTATAAGCATTTAGCTTAGTACAGTGGTCCTCATTTGGATCCTCTGTCCTGTTTTGATGAGACAGCTTTTTCTGCCCTTCTCTTAAGCATATGTCTCCACATAATCACTTAATCTGACAGCTTCAGGGTGTGTGGATTTGGCAGGAG
Protein-coding sequences here:
- the gmppab gene encoding mannose-1-phosphate guanyltransferase alpha-B, producing the protein MFKAIILIGGPQKGTRFRPLSFEVPKPLFPVAGVPMLQHHIEACSKVPDVKEIILIGFYQPNEELNHFISSAQQEFKVSIRYLQEFAALGTGGGIYHFRDQILSGGTKAFFLMNADVCSEFPLQEMLRFHRQHGDSHCGVILGTTANRKQSLNYGCIVENQQTNEVLHFVEKPSTFVSDIINCGIYLFTPDIFSHIGKVFQTNQQEKLQEELTYGRQMPEVIRLEQDIFTSLAGQKKLYVYKTQHCWSQIKSAGSAIYASRLYLKQYHQTHPERLATNQDGTPQIIGDVYIHPTANIDPSAVLGPNVSIGKGVTIGGGVRVRESIILHGAILQDHCCVLNSIVGWDSSVGKWARVEGTPSDPNPNDPFAKIDSETLFRDGGLTPSITILGCNVNIPSEVIIRNSIVLPHKDLNRSFKNQIIL